Within Epilithonimonas zeae, the genomic segment TTGATCTATGCTCAGGAAACACCTAAAAAAGATTCTGCTGAAACAAAAAGTATAGAAGCTGTTACCTTAACCAAACAAGTTTTCAAGAAACAAAGCGATAGATTTGTTTATGATGTAGCTGCTTCACCTGTCGCAAAAGGTAATACAGCATTCAGTTTGTTGAAGCAAACACCATTGGTTTCTTCGACTGATGACAAAACTTTGAAAATCATCGGAAAAAATAACGCTGTCATCTATATCAACGGTAGAAAAACCAATATGGATGCGGAATCTCTGACTCAGTTTTTGAAAAATACGCCGGCAGAAAATATTCAGAAAATCGAAGTGATTACGCTTCCAGGAAGTGAATATCAGGTAGAATCTTCTGACGGAATTATCAATATTGTTCTAAAGAAAAAAATGACCGATGGACTGAATGGCAATATGAGAATGGGAAATTCACAAAATTATTATAACTCCACTTATGCTGGCGTTTCGCTAAACTACAGAAAAGATAAACTGGGCATTAGCACGAATATCAACACCAGCGAAAACATCCAGGAACAATATTATATCCTGAGAAACGGCAGCAGCACAACCAGCAATCAATCTGAAGGACGCGTGACTGACCCAAATAAAAACCTTGGAGGTTATTTGAACATCGATTATCAGCTGAATGATAACAGCAACCTCGCTTTGACCTGGAATTCCTGGGCGAACAGAAGCTATGGTTCCGGGTCCAATCTTTTTAATACGATTGTTGCTCCCAATGAAGACGGCGATACTGAAACAAGATACAGCCTTACTAAAAATGTTGAAAATTCGCGCTCATATAATAATTCACTCAACCTGAATTATGAATGGAAAACAGACTCACTCGGAAGCAAGCTCAACCTGAATGCGGCCTATCTCAATTACAAAAGATTCCAAAATGCGGATAACAGAACTTACACGACAGATTTGACGAGAGAGCTCTTCAATCCTTCGACTATCATTACACAAAGTACGCCTCAGATTATTAATAATTTTTCATCTACAGTTGATTATATCAAGAAATTTAAGACTGATTTCACGGTAGCAGTCGGAGGAAACTTTAATAAAACAAAAACCGATAACGATACAAAAAATGATACTTATTACTATGACAAAGACGGAAATCTGGTAGACCAATATGGAAAACCAATCAGCGGTCCTATCTCTACGCCCAACCATTTTATCTACGATGAGAATATCTATGGATTCTATGTGACGTTGGAAAAGAAATTTTCTGATAAGTTCTCAGGGAAAATCGGTTCGAGATATGAATTGACGAACAGTGTCGGAAAATCAGATAATTCGGATTTCAGCAACATAGAAAGAGATTATAATAATCTGTTGCCTTATGTGAGCTTGAACTATGCGATTAACGACAAGAACAATATTTCTTATGCTTTTTCCAGCAGAATGAGAAGACCAAGCTTCTGGGAACTGAATCCTGTGAAGAATTATCTAACCAATGTGAACTACACGCAGAACAATCCTTTTGTTAAAGCCTCTTCTGTTTATACGAATG encodes:
- a CDS encoding TonB-dependent receptor domain-containing protein; protein product: MKTKTLIAAIFFSGLIYAQETPKKDSAETKSIEAVTLTKQVFKKQSDRFVYDVAASPVAKGNTAFSLLKQTPLVSSTDDKTLKIIGKNNAVIYINGRKTNMDAESLTQFLKNTPAENIQKIEVITLPGSEYQVESSDGIINIVLKKKMTDGLNGNMRMGNSQNYYNSTYAGVSLNYRKDKLGISTNINTSENIQEQYYILRNGSSTTSNQSEGRVTDPNKNLGGYLNIDYQLNDNSNLALTWNSWANRSYGSGSNLFNTIVAPNEDGDTETRYSLTKNVENSRSYNNSLNLNYEWKTDSLGSKLNLNAAYLNYKRFQNADNRTYTTDLTRELFNPSTIITQSTPQIINNFSSTVDYIKKFKTDFTVAVGGNFNKTKTDNDTKNDTYYYDKDGNLVDQYGKPISGPISTPNHFIYDENIYGFYVTLEKKFSDKFSGKIGSRYELTNSVGKSDNSDFSNIERDYNNLLPYVSLNYAINDKNNISYAFSSRMRRPSFWELNPVKNYLTNVNYTQNNPFVKASSVYTNEFTYMFKNSYFLIINHSLTKNVITQVPLQRDKVRLDANNQPVLDANGNQITDRELRYIRTNFGDKQEMSAMIGMQKSFFKQYLTSNFNIGMQRNVNNGFLNTDPITGDVFPDYVNKIKSNSLLIQTNNTVRLDKNKTWFLGVNYWYVDNQQIELGRLKSLMSLDANIKKVWNDWTFALEIYDILKTNKVVITDYQDNGNFNYINQNQYNQGLNFSVTYNFGNKKVQKIRDISSADKDIKNRTR